The following are encoded together in the Petrotoga olearia DSM 13574 genome:
- the flgK gene encoding flagellar hook-associated protein FlgK, whose amino-acid sequence MTLNGLLNTGLLGVYTNKIAMSVVAHNISNSNTHGFSRQTPVIVTTNPINLTTIGSGGAALSFGTGSTVSDIQRVRDEFLDLQFRGTSSRLNYWENIYSNVHYIEQLFGEPGETGLRNIYDSYWASIEELKTDPSNEAAKTQVVSRAEELVNTMKDINYRLEELKSDINSEIKIRIDEINSYLKRIADLNQKILTSSSISSSPNDLLDERDRLLDRLSELSNIRITNHSNGQISLSIGDKVVLNGSSYQEIKSLTIAGTNNEYYAYVGNNLLTFNDGKMSALFELRDEIIPSYQQQLDEFGLYLVDTTNLIYKEGWDSTGTITGANFFSDISTQRGFEDSRLFRIAGNSDVFHPGIIQYVTSHRSFYEDPQIDLNGFYLYTVNSKVSPPSDLSEVYPSHYNNIDSIIHDSTNKAIYFDDTSGFQDKLLVDIKGDFLKEYGFPTKEIKAYKIDPAKVIPGSLKFDGIDSNINFSNAVDLVSNINSHSGGYLKAEEIDGFIYILPTMKIPNADLDTIVLNDVDGSLSKMEAQKVTLDALDTSQPTLNNLLGSNEKIEMSINGRRIEINPLKDTIYDLVDKINATNTGVTASVTPHGSFVLRAGNLINFDLQNVTIKGPEKLFNALGFIEDGSNNIVTLISPDVSPEQIDEKFSKADLLRIDKGLGIVNQISVSSNLKENPSLLATDLGYYYQTNYTPTGAGNVSVWDKISKMYNNSVLDNGRVGFSNFLGNIVTDIGVKGETADKMRLNSEMLNSEIRLEKERVMGVSIDEEMTNLVKYQQAFNASARVITAVNQMMDTVINNLGVR is encoded by the coding sequence ATGACTTTGAATGGCTTATTGAACACTGGGTTACTAGGAGTTTACACCAATAAAATTGCAATGAGCGTTGTTGCCCATAATATCTCTAATTCTAATACTCATGGCTTTTCGAGACAGACTCCGGTTATTGTAACTACCAATCCCATTAATTTGACAACGATTGGAAGTGGAGGGGCAGCTTTATCTTTTGGAACTGGTTCGACAGTAAGCGATATTCAACGAGTGAGGGACGAGTTTTTAGATTTGCAATTTCGAGGAACTTCCTCTCGTTTGAATTATTGGGAAAATATATATTCTAATGTGCATTATATAGAGCAATTATTTGGCGAGCCTGGAGAAACGGGTTTGAGGAATATATATGATTCTTACTGGGCATCAATCGAGGAGCTGAAAACTGATCCATCAAACGAAGCCGCTAAAACTCAGGTTGTATCTCGAGCAGAAGAATTAGTAAACACTATGAAAGATATTAATTATAGGTTAGAAGAATTAAAAAGCGATATAAACAGTGAAATAAAAATTAGAATTGACGAAATAAACAGTTATTTGAAAAGAATTGCCGATTTAAATCAAAAGATACTGACATCAAGTTCAATAAGTAGTTCCCCTAATGATTTGCTTGATGAGAGGGACAGATTGTTGGATAGACTTTCAGAGCTTTCCAACATACGGATAACAAATCATTCAAATGGTCAAATCTCTTTGAGTATTGGGGATAAAGTAGTTTTAAATGGTAGTAGTTATCAAGAGATAAAATCTTTAACCATTGCTGGAACAAACAATGAATATTATGCATATGTAGGAAATAATTTATTAACTTTTAACGACGGAAAAATGTCTGCCCTTTTTGAATTGAGGGACGAAATTATCCCTTCTTATCAACAACAGCTCGATGAGTTTGGCTTGTATTTAGTTGATACAACTAATCTTATTTATAAAGAGGGGTGGGATTCAACAGGAACTATAACAGGAGCCAACTTTTTCAGTGATATAAGTACCCAAAGAGGTTTTGAAGATTCAAGACTTTTCAGGATAGCAGGAAATTCAGACGTATTTCATCCAGGTATAATTCAATATGTAACGAGTCATAGAAGTTTTTATGAAGATCCTCAAATTGATTTAAATGGTTTCTATCTTTACACTGTAAATTCTAAAGTTTCGCCTCCTTCTGATCTTTCTGAAGTTTATCCTTCTCATTATAACAATATTGATTCAATAATACATGATTCAACAAATAAAGCTATTTATTTTGACGATACTTCGGGCTTTCAAGACAAACTACTAGTTGATATAAAAGGAGATTTTCTTAAGGAATATGGTTTCCCTACTAAAGAAATTAAGGCATACAAAATAGATCCTGCAAAAGTTATACCTGGTAGCCTTAAATTTGACGGTATTGATTCTAATATAAATTTCTCTAATGCAGTAGATTTAGTATCTAATATAAACAGCCATTCTGGAGGTTACTTGAAAGCAGAAGAAATTGATGGATTTATATACATCCTTCCCACAATGAAGATTCCAAATGCAGACTTGGATACAATCGTTTTAAATGACGTTGACGGTTCTCTTTCAAAAATGGAAGCACAAAAAGTTACATTGGATGCTTTAGATACTTCACAACCTACTTTGAATAATTTATTAGGTTCCAATGAAAAAATAGAAATGAGTATAAATGGAAGAAGAATTGAGATCAACCCTCTTAAAGACACTATTTATGATTTGGTTGACAAAATCAACGCAACAAACACCGGGGTTACCGCTTCTGTTACTCCACATGGTTCGTTTGTTTTGAGAGCTGGAAATCTAATTAATTTTGACTTACAGAACGTTACTATAAAAGGTCCTGAAAAATTATTCAATGCATTAGGATTTATCGAAGATGGTTCTAATAATATTGTTACTCTCATATCCCCGGATGTAAGTCCAGAACAAATAGATGAAAAGTTTTCTAAGGCTGATCTTTTGAGAATAGATAAGGGGTTGGGAATAGTCAATCAAATCTCCGTATCATCTAATTTAAAAGAGAATCCTTCTTTACTTGCAACTGATTTGGGTTATTATTATCAGACTAATTATACTCCAACCGGTGCGGGAAACGTTAGTGTATGGGATAAAATATCTAAGATGTATAATAATTCAGTATTAGATAATGGAAGGGTCGGTTTTTCAAACTTTTTGGGAAATATTGTTACCGATATAGGAGTTAAGGGTGAAACCGCTGATAAAATGAGGCTTAACAGTGAGATGTTGAATAGCGAAATCCGCCTTGAAAAAGAAAGAGTGATGGGCGTTTCTATCGATGAGGAGATGACTAACCTTGTCAAATATCAGCAAGCTTTTAATGCTTCTGCCAGAGTTATTACAGCGGTAAATCAAATGATGGATACTGTTATTAACAACTTGGGTGTTCGATAA
- the tgt gene encoding tRNA guanosine(34) transglycosylase Tgt: MDDSPIQFELIHIDRYTGARRGRIITKHGIVETPVFMPVGTNATVKTLTNSLLNDINSEIILANAFHLYLRPGLEILEHFKGLHNFMNWEKPILTDSGGFQIFSLPHTKLTDEKVIFKSPLDGSQIELTPEKSLDIQKVIGSDIAMVLDVCINSLSGYDAVKDSVQKTFNWALRSKRYHNNNHNNGQALFGIFQGGLFEDLRELSLSQITSLDFDGYALGGLAVGEKYQDSEKILKAFGNKLPENKPRYIMGIGSPTMMFLSVENGMDMFDCVLPTRMGRHGTALTWKGKLNLKSSLVKFDQKPIDEECDCYTCKNHSRGYIHHLFKKDEVLGKVLLSIHNLRFNISLVEKMREAIENDDFKFFKDEFFKSSTYSLTN, encoded by the coding sequence ATGGATGATTCACCAATACAATTCGAATTAATTCATATTGACAGATACACCGGGGCTAGGCGAGGACGTATTATTACAAAACATGGCATCGTTGAAACACCGGTTTTTATGCCTGTTGGCACGAATGCAACGGTAAAAACTCTTACAAACTCGTTATTAAACGATATCAATAGTGAGATAATATTAGCCAATGCATTTCACCTTTACTTAAGACCAGGGTTAGAAATTCTTGAGCATTTTAAAGGCCTTCATAACTTCATGAACTGGGAAAAACCAATTTTGACGGATAGCGGAGGGTTTCAGATATTTTCCTTACCACACACCAAATTAACTGATGAAAAAGTAATTTTCAAATCTCCGCTGGATGGTTCTCAAATAGAGCTAACACCTGAAAAATCTCTAGATATACAAAAAGTAATCGGGTCGGACATTGCAATGGTTTTAGATGTATGTATAAATTCCTTATCTGGTTACGACGCTGTAAAGGATAGTGTGCAAAAAACTTTTAATTGGGCTTTAAGATCCAAGCGATATCATAATAATAATCATAATAATGGGCAGGCATTATTCGGTATATTTCAGGGAGGACTCTTTGAAGATTTAAGAGAACTCAGTTTATCCCAGATAACCTCTTTAGATTTTGACGGTTATGCATTGGGTGGATTAGCCGTAGGAGAAAAATACCAAGATTCTGAAAAGATTTTAAAAGCTTTTGGCAATAAATTACCTGAAAACAAACCAAGGTACATAATGGGAATAGGTTCTCCCACGATGATGTTTCTATCTGTGGAAAACGGTATGGATATGTTCGATTGCGTCTTACCAACAAGAATGGGAAGGCACGGAACGGCACTAACATGGAAAGGAAAACTCAACTTAAAATCCTCACTGGTTAAATTTGACCAAAAACCTATTGATGAAGAATGCGATTGTTATACTTGTAAAAATCACTCTCGTGGTTATATACACCATCTTTTCAAAAAAGATGAGGTACTCGGAAAAGTCCTTTTAAGCATTCACAATTTGCGATTCAACATATCCCTGGTAGAGAAAATGAGAGAAGCTATAGAAAATGACGATTTTAAATTTTTTAAAGACGAATTCTTTAAAAGTTCTACTTATTCTTTAACTAATTAA
- a CDS encoding cyclodeaminase/cyclohydrolase family protein, producing the protein MYKNMSFEDILNEISSTDPASAGETVTSLVAALASALGYMVANYTISNGNDKDYENTLEVALENLIDIKEKLMEYAEESSKYSERIQNVKEGKDKDKSLKSAAIYSFNIAKTCYNILKNCFTLYKYGSPVLKPESKITCYLAWAVLNSAIISVEANLEKINNTEEKENLLNDTIEFKNEADSLLKELKEEIKG; encoded by the coding sequence ATGTATAAAAATATGAGTTTTGAGGATATTTTAAATGAAATTTCATCCACAGATCCGGCTTCCGCCGGAGAAACTGTTACTTCTTTAGTAGCAGCTTTAGCGTCTGCACTAGGTTATATGGTGGCAAATTACACGATCTCCAATGGAAATGACAAGGATTATGAGAATACGCTAGAAGTAGCCTTAGAAAATCTTATAGATATCAAAGAAAAATTAATGGAATATGCCGAAGAATCTTCTAAATATTCAGAAAGAATCCAGAATGTCAAGGAAGGCAAAGATAAGGACAAATCTTTAAAAAGTGCTGCTATATATTCTTTCAATATAGCCAAAACATGCTATAATATCCTAAAAAACTGTTTTACCCTTTACAAATACGGTAGCCCCGTCTTAAAACCCGAATCAAAAATTACTTGTTATTTAGCTTGGGCCGTTTTGAATTCGGCTATTATTTCTGTTGAAGCTAATTTAGAAAAAATAAACAACACAGAAGAAAAGGAAAACCTTTTAAATGATACTATAGAGTTCAAAAATGAAGCAGATTCCTTGTTAAAAGAGTTGAAGGAGGAAATAAAAGGTTAA
- a CDS encoding flagellar biosynthesis anti-sigma factor FlgM, with amino-acid sequence MDINNINPADGNNLDKINQKKLDKDFLKKQVKSTNLESANKITGESKKYIEISNKIPEIRQELVSKLKESIENGSYNINVDQIVNKMFE; translated from the coding sequence ATGGATATCAACAATATCAATCCTGCTGATGGTAATAATTTAGATAAAATAAATCAAAAAAAGCTTGATAAGGATTTTTTAAAGAAACAGGTTAAATCAACAAACCTAGAAAGTGCAAATAAGATTACAGGAGAATCGAAGAAGTATATAGAAATATCAAATAAGATACCAGAAATTCGTCAGGAGCTTGTATCGAAATTGAAGGAATCTATTGAAAACGGCTCTTACAATATCAATGTAGATCAAATTGTAAATAAAATGTTTGAGTAA
- the rlmD gene encoding 23S rRNA (uracil(1939)-C(5))-methyltransferase RlmD yields the protein MQLCSIFEKCGGCSKLHINYEEQLKIKEKSVLSLFDQYQIKPNNYHGITPSVDIYEYRNKMEYSFGNEYKDGPLVLGLRGKGKKFDVYYTKDCKLVNYDFNNIVIKTREFFFKKNIPFRNYKNHSGFLRNLGIRKGLKTGEILLNLVTSLDNDYYQEVETWKEEMLHTNLKGNIVSIIQSKTESKANVVKADEMEILYGRDYFYEKILDLTFKIGPFSFFQTNTKGTEVLYQTALSYAENSDVVYDFYSGTGTISLLLANKAKKVYGIEIVKEAVKAAKQNAILNNINNVEFVNEDVKEFVKQQSGKEKPDYIVLDPPRAGLHPNLIKFIKTQQFNKIIYISCNPKTLIPNLKELSDLYTISDFHLVDMFPHTDHVECVVLMINVKNK from the coding sequence GTGCAACTATGTTCTATTTTCGAAAAATGTGGTGGATGTAGTAAATTGCATATAAATTACGAAGAACAACTAAAAATAAAAGAGAAAAGCGTTCTTTCGCTCTTTGATCAATATCAAATAAAACCTAATAATTATCATGGTATTACTCCTTCTGTAGATATATATGAATACAGAAACAAAATGGAATACTCTTTTGGTAACGAATACAAAGATGGCCCTCTTGTTTTGGGGTTAAGAGGAAAAGGCAAGAAGTTCGACGTCTATTACACAAAAGACTGTAAACTAGTGAATTATGACTTCAACAATATCGTTATAAAAACAAGAGAATTTTTCTTCAAAAAGAACATACCTTTTAGAAATTACAAGAACCACTCAGGTTTTCTTAGAAATTTGGGAATCAGAAAAGGATTAAAAACTGGGGAAATACTTTTAAACTTGGTAACTTCCTTAGATAATGATTATTATCAAGAAGTAGAAACATGGAAAGAAGAAATGCTGCATACTAACTTAAAAGGAAATATCGTCTCCATAATTCAAAGTAAGACTGAATCTAAAGCCAACGTTGTCAAAGCAGATGAAATGGAAATTCTATACGGCAGAGACTATTTTTACGAAAAAATTTTAGATTTAACTTTCAAAATTGGTCCTTTCTCTTTCTTTCAAACAAACACAAAAGGAACAGAGGTTTTATACCAAACTGCGTTATCTTATGCAGAAAATTCAGATGTTGTATATGACTTTTATTCTGGAACGGGCACAATATCCCTATTACTTGCAAATAAAGCGAAAAAAGTCTATGGAATAGAAATTGTCAAAGAAGCGGTAAAGGCAGCTAAGCAAAACGCCATATTAAATAATATCAACAACGTAGAATTTGTAAATGAAGATGTAAAAGAATTTGTCAAACAACAAAGTGGAAAAGAAAAACCTGATTATATAGTATTGGACCCACCAAGGGCCGGATTACACCCAAATCTTATAAAATTCATAAAAACCCAGCAATTTAATAAAATTATATATATCTCATGTAATCCTAAAACCTTAATCCCAAATTTAAAAGAATTATCAGATCTCTACACAATCTCAGATTTTCATTTGGTTGATATGTTTCCTCACACTGACCACGTTGAGTGCGTGGTATTGATGATAAATGTAAAAAACAAATAA
- a CDS encoding M24 family metallopeptidase gives MRKDRIEKLLNKMVKNNIYQAIISSPPSLYYFLQEWFEPGERLLLLYVNTSGEVKLLVNELFTVNTVDEVNLIKYSDSEDPIKILSSLIEKDKPIGIDGRWDAGFLLDLMENTKDLSLKHLSPIISELRMVKEAEEISLMRSSSLLNDTAMEKVIDLLSEMLPEKYLAKAIKNIFEKEGADGVSFEPIVGYGQNTSNPHHVSTNAKLKDGNVVLIDMGCIKNHYCSDMTRTVFFGKPIETMKNIYQIVLEANLKAIEKIKPGLKASEIDTTTRSYIESKGYGKYFTHRTGHGVGIEVHEKPYISSNSEEILIPGMIFSIEPGVYLPGVGGVRIEDLVLVTDNGCEVLNKYPKDFLII, from the coding sequence TTGCGTAAAGATAGGATAGAAAAACTTCTCAATAAGATGGTAAAAAATAATATTTATCAAGCAATAATATCCTCACCACCTTCTCTTTACTATTTTTTACAAGAGTGGTTTGAACCCGGAGAAAGGTTGTTGTTATTATATGTAAATACTTCTGGCGAGGTTAAGTTGCTAGTCAATGAATTATTCACGGTAAATACCGTTGATGAAGTAAATTTGATTAAATATTCTGATTCTGAAGATCCTATTAAGATATTATCTTCTCTTATTGAAAAAGATAAACCAATAGGTATAGATGGAAGATGGGATGCTGGCTTTCTTTTGGATTTAATGGAAAATACTAAAGATTTATCCTTAAAACATCTCTCCCCAATAATCAGTGAATTAAGGATGGTAAAAGAAGCTGAAGAAATATCGTTAATGAGGTCCTCCTCTTTATTAAATGACACTGCTATGGAAAAGGTTATAGATCTTTTATCGGAGATGCTCCCAGAAAAATACTTAGCCAAAGCCATCAAAAATATCTTCGAAAAAGAAGGAGCCGATGGTGTTTCTTTTGAACCTATAGTTGGATACGGCCAGAATACTTCTAATCCTCATCATGTGTCCACTAATGCAAAGTTAAAAGATGGGAATGTTGTATTGATAGATATGGGTTGCATAAAAAATCATTATTGTTCAGATATGACAAGGACCGTCTTTTTTGGCAAACCTATTGAAACCATGAAAAACATCTATCAAATAGTATTAGAAGCCAATTTGAAAGCTATTGAAAAAATAAAGCCTGGTCTTAAGGCTTCTGAGATTGATACCACTACGCGTAGTTATATAGAAAGCAAAGGATATGGCAAGTACTTTACTCATCGAACAGGCCATGGTGTAGGGATAGAGGTTCATGAAAAACCTTACATATCTTCAAATAGCGAAGAAATTCTAATACCTGGTATGATCTTTTCAATAGAACCAGGAGTTTATTTACCAGGTGTTGGCGGGGTAAGGATAGAAGACCTGGTTTTGGTGACTGATAATGGTTGTGAAGTATTAAACAAGTATCCAAAAGATTTTTTGATAATTTAA
- a CDS encoding MerR family transcriptional regulator — MYYTIGEIAKKVNVSPHTLRFYAKEGLLPFVERSESGIRMFKDEDFQWLMIIECLKKAGMPIKDIKTLIDLTMEGDSTIEQRLEIFKRQKESLEKQIAQLQETLKLLKYKCWYYETAKNAGTCAVHNTIKIEDIPEDIRPIKENIKKVRSLY, encoded by the coding sequence ATGTATTACACCATCGGTGAGATCGCTAAAAAAGTTAATGTTTCTCCTCATACCCTGCGCTTTTATGCAAAAGAAGGATTATTGCCATTTGTTGAACGGAGCGAAAGCGGCATCAGAATGTTCAAAGATGAGGATTTTCAATGGCTGATGATAATAGAATGCTTGAAAAAGGCCGGCATGCCGATTAAAGATATTAAAACCCTCATTGACCTGACAATGGAAGGCGATTCAACAATTGAACAAAGGCTTGAAATCTTTAAAAGGCAAAAAGAGTCTCTTGAAAAACAAATTGCCCAGTTGCAGGAAACGCTTAAGCTTTTGAAATATAAATGCTGGTACTATGAAACGGCAAAAAATGCCGGTACTTGCGCAGTGCATAATACAATTAAAATTGAGGACATACCAGAGGATATACGGCCTATAAAAGAAAACATTAAAAAAGTCCGCAGCCTGTATTAA
- the flgL gene encoding flagellar hook-associated protein FlgL: MRITENLLSSRTLSDIQNVLRKYSDLNSQLTSGKKVRYPSDNASVATRISNLDSRLREIERYKTNVETAQNYVNMYDTALQEVSSIYLRIKELAVRGANDTLSEDDRVAITEELNKINTQLVSIANTEISGNYVFGGAKNNQKVVEIDSNGDFKIKVPPQANIRHKISVGGQDIEYGKTVYDAFVTDSGASIFGVVKRLSGAIESGNNTSIQTELGNIEEIQAKTLNNLAEIGATQRVLEMTSNRMEDFKFFSTEFLSNEADADIAQVVMELAMQQNVLQAALKAAGNIIPPTLADFL, encoded by the coding sequence ATGAGAATCACTGAGAATCTTTTAAGTAGTAGAACACTTAGCGATATTCAAAATGTTTTAAGGAAGTATAGTGATTTAAATTCTCAATTAACTTCAGGAAAGAAAGTCCGATACCCATCGGATAACGCATCTGTGGCAACAAGAATTTCTAATTTAGATAGTCGTTTAAGGGAAATTGAACGATATAAAACTAATGTAGAAACAGCCCAAAATTATGTGAATATGTATGATACGGCATTACAAGAAGTAAGCTCAATATATCTTAGAATTAAAGAACTTGCAGTCAGAGGGGCAAATGATACTTTGAGTGAAGATGATAGAGTAGCTATAACAGAAGAACTAAACAAGATAAATACACAACTAGTTTCTATAGCAAATACAGAAATTTCAGGAAATTATGTGTTTGGAGGGGCTAAGAATAATCAAAAAGTTGTGGAAATAGATAGTAATGGGGATTTTAAAATAAAAGTACCCCCACAAGCAAATATTAGGCATAAAATTTCCGTTGGTGGACAAGATATAGAATATGGTAAAACGGTTTATGATGCTTTTGTAACTGATAGTGGTGCCTCAATTTTCGGCGTAGTAAAAAGGTTGTCCGGTGCAATAGAATCAGGAAATAATACTTCAATTCAAACTGAGTTAGGAAATATAGAAGAAATACAAGCTAAAACGTTAAATAATCTAGCTGAAATTGGTGCTACTCAGCGAGTCTTAGAAATGACTTCAAATAGAATGGAGGATTTTAAATTTTTTTCAACAGAATTTTTATCTAACGAAGCTGACGCTGATATCGCACAAGTTGTAATGGAATTGGCAATGCAGCAAAATGTCTTACAGGCTGCTTTAAAAGCGGCTGGTAATATTATTCCTCCGACTTTGGCAGATTTTCTATAA
- a CDS encoding peroxiredoxin, which translates to MEGRIPLIGEKFPEMKVLTTNGAKELPKDYKGKWLVLFSHPGDFTPVCTTEFVEFAKKHEDFKKINTELLGLSVDAVYSHIKWMEWIKDNLGVEITFPIIADTMGRVASRLGMVDPEKGSATVRAVFILDPEGTIRLIMYYPSEVGRYINEIYRAVKALQLSDKNKVVTPANWPDNSIFGSKVIIPPASTYSEAMKRKTSGEEGYDWWLKVKEVKE; encoded by the coding sequence ATGGAAGGTAGAATTCCTTTAATTGGAGAAAAGTTTCCTGAGATGAAAGTATTAACAACGAACGGTGCAAAAGAACTACCAAAAGATTACAAAGGAAAATGGTTGGTACTTTTCAGCCATCCAGGAGATTTTACACCTGTTTGTACAACAGAATTTGTTGAATTTGCAAAAAAGCATGAAGATTTCAAAAAGATAAACACAGAACTTTTAGGACTTTCTGTTGATGCCGTTTATTCACACATCAAATGGATGGAATGGATCAAAGATAACCTTGGTGTAGAAATTACTTTCCCAATAATAGCTGATACAATGGGAAGAGTAGCCTCAAGATTGGGGATGGTAGACCCTGAAAAAGGTTCGGCAACTGTTAGAGCAGTTTTCATCTTAGATCCTGAAGGAACTATTAGATTGATCATGTACTATCCTTCTGAGGTTGGGAGATACATCAATGAAATATATAGAGCCGTAAAAGCTTTACAATTGTCAGACAAAAACAAGGTAGTAACCCCTGCCAATTGGCCCGACAACTCGATATTTGGAAGTAAAGTTATAATTCCACCAGCTTCAACTTACTCCGAGGCTATGAAGAGAAAAACATCAGGTGAAGAAGGGTACGATTGGTGGCTAAAGGTTAAGGAAGTTAAAGAATAA
- a CDS encoding tetratricopeptide repeat protein, with the protein MKEVKYAIVYLNIDPNYAKLNNLPVKLPILVEDFQNARKTNKIPLDVIIRGLEAQVDIDKNNRYYISYLVYYYYEAFKKNLNNKYFEKAKEFLDKAGKIYPDYRLHFYTGLYYKKLGNFELAELHLKQSIKEKPNFAYGYYELGNLMYERNIYDEALEYYSKSVELEKDFTLGFLKMADVYMENGRFEEAVSLLQKCIEIDNKFVPAYERLGVSLNMLQRYKDAHKVHQKALEIDSDNYEIYYNDAHSLARLGNHNEAIKVLEKAASLNETDYILHELALEYKNMGRYLQAIETEGRALKIASEQNKDLIVLTLLKFYVIIEDEEQVEKYFEILNLNPDFHETAVNFKVLFELSQGRVEKVKEILLEEPLSNFTLLIDKLDRLDLYVSKLEDFTDKNISESIFESIDEFGNIDPFSLSEHLTAKEIKRPFVSWLKESSIEPKLYPDGVELLTNGLLLSGFNYGLSERVATTISQYLWKDGDGLAFGRLLLRFYQDRILGESLPLQPFIQENVEEIKDMSFTFAQIFANYEEHLMDFDSIVEFKINNFKDALKVFLSMFRIQTTTEEVTLSKFKDHNTQNLSLFIHNINSISNSFSQ; encoded by the coding sequence TTGAAAGAAGTAAAATATGCTATAGTTTACCTGAATATAGATCCCAATTATGCAAAGTTGAATAACCTTCCTGTCAAATTACCTATTTTAGTGGAAGATTTTCAAAATGCAAGAAAAACCAATAAAATACCTTTGGACGTAATTATTAGAGGTTTAGAAGCTCAAGTTGACATAGATAAAAACAACCGATATTATATATCTTACTTGGTTTATTATTATTATGAAGCTTTTAAAAAAAACCTCAACAACAAATATTTTGAAAAGGCAAAGGAATTTTTAGATAAGGCAGGTAAAATTTATCCAGATTATAGGTTGCATTTTTATACTGGATTATACTACAAAAAATTAGGAAACTTTGAACTAGCGGAACTTCATTTAAAGCAATCGATAAAAGAAAAACCAAATTTTGCATATGGATATTATGAACTTGGCAACCTCATGTATGAAAGAAATATCTATGATGAGGCATTAGAATACTACTCTAAATCTGTCGAACTTGAAAAGGATTTTACATTAGGTTTTCTAAAAATGGCAGATGTATACATGGAAAATGGCAGATTTGAAGAAGCTGTCTCACTCCTACAAAAATGCATAGAAATCGATAATAAATTCGTTCCTGCCTATGAAAGATTGGGCGTTTCCCTAAATATGCTTCAACGCTATAAAGATGCTCACAAAGTCCACCAAAAAGCCCTAGAAATAGATAGCGATAATTATGAAATTTATTATAACGATGCTCATTCATTGGCTAGATTAGGAAACCACAACGAGGCCATAAAAGTTTTAGAAAAAGCCGCCTCTTTAAATGAAACAGATTATATACTTCACGAATTAGCGTTGGAATATAAAAACATGGGAAGATACTTACAAGCAATTGAAACAGAAGGAAGAGCTTTAAAAATAGCTTCAGAGCAAAATAAAGATCTTATTGTATTAACTTTATTAAAATTTTATGTAATAATAGAAGACGAAGAACAAGTGGAAAAATATTTTGAAATTTTAAATCTGAATCCTGACTTTCACGAAACCGCAGTTAATTTTAAAGTTTTGTTCGAATTATCTCAAGGTAGAGTAGAAAAAGTGAAAGAGATATTGTTAGAAGAACCCTTATCAAACTTTACTCTACTAATAGACAAATTAGATAGATTAGATCTTTACGTCTCCAAACTGGAAGATTTTACGGATAAGAATATTTCCGAATCAATATTTGAAAGTATAGACGAATTTGGAAATATTGACCCTTTTTCTTTGTCAGAACATCTAACAGCCAAAGAAATAAAACGCCCATTCGTTAGCTGGTTAAAAGAGAGTTCGATAGAACCAAAGTTATATCCAGATGGTGTTGAATTACTCACGAACGGCCTACTTCTTTCTGGATTTAATTACGGCCTATCAGAAAGGGTAGCAACAACTATATCGCAATATCTTTGGAAAGACGGAGATGGGTTAGCTTTCGGTAGATTACTTTTAAGATTTTATCAAGATCGAATTTTAGGAGAATCGTTACCCTTACAGCCCTTTATTCAAGAAAATGTCGAAGAAATCAAAGATATGTCTTTTACTTTTGCACAAATATTCGCTAATTACGAAGAACATTTGATGGATTTCGACTCGATAGTAGAGTTTAAAATAAATAATTTTAAAGATGCCCTAAAGGTTTTTTTGTCTATGTTTAGAATACAAACTACGACTGAAGAAGTAACTTTATCCAAATTTAAAGATCATAACACACAAAATTTATCTTTATTCATACATAATATCAACTCAATCTCCAACTCGTTTTCGCAGTAA